A single Triticum dicoccoides isolate Atlit2015 ecotype Zavitan chromosome 2A, WEW_v2.0, whole genome shotgun sequence DNA region contains:
- the LOC119352350 gene encoding CRS2-like protein, chloroplastic isoform X1, with translation MRTKLWMRFAPFLSKRYISTCRTSPLPPSSSSSVIQPWLFIGLGNPGEKYQSTRHNVGFDMIDAFAESQGISLTTHHFKALFGEGVVDGVPVLLAKPQTYINLSGESAGALAAYYKLPLHRVIVAYDDTDLPCGVLRLQPKGGYGRHNGLKSVIYHFRKNREFGRLRIGIGRPPGQMDPKAFVLQKFNKTGRERIDSAIKEGCDILKMVVTKGLTEAARLSNVDQKYKHLVSHDQHS, from the exons ATGCGGACAAAGCTTTGGATGAGATTTGCCCCCTTCCTTTCAAAGCGTTACATCTCCACCTGCCGGACATCCCCACTACCTCCATCTTCATCGAGCTCGGTAATACAACCATGGCTTTTTATTGGCCTCGGTAACCCCGGTGAGAAGTACCAATCCACCAGACACAAT GTTGGGTTTGATATGATAGATGCATTTGCAGAGTCTCAGGGCATATCCCTGACAACGCATCATTTCAAAGCACTATTTGGTGAAG GGGTGGTAGATGGTGTCCCTGTTTTGCTTGCCAAGCCTCAAACATACATAAATCTGAGTGGTGAATCT GCTGGTGCACTTGCTGCATATTATAAACTGCCACTTCACCGTGTCATAGTG GCATATGATGACACGGACCTGCCATGTGGAGTTCTCCGTTTACAACCTAAAGGAGGATACGGACGTCACAATGG GTTGAAGAGTGTGATCTACCATTTTCGCAAGAACCGGGAATTTGGTCGATTAAGGATTG GAATTGGACGACCGCCTGGTCAGATGGATCCCAAAGCTTTTGTGCTTCAGAAGTTCAATAAGACTGGTCGGGAACGG ATCGATTCAGCCATAAAGGAGGGATGTGACATTCTGAAGATGGTGGTGACCAAGGGCTTGACGGAGGCGGCGAGGCTGTCAAATGTGGATCAGAAGTACAAGCATCTGGTCTCACATGACCAGCACTCGTAA
- the LOC119352348 gene encoding cytochrome P450 89A2-like, translating to MEAAVAYLLLLPLATCAVLLPLLLLLLPAFRPSKASRLPLPPSPPAVPVLGPLLWLWRARSRLEPAIRDLHRRHGPVLTLGFLSPRPAVFVSGRRVAHRALVQHGHTFASRPPAIAPFVVLTSAQRTVSSAPYGPLWRSLRRNLASGVLHPSRVARLFAPARRWALALLASDLENESSRSEGGVVTVVECLQFSMFSLLTYMCFGSRLPAGRVRQIEAVQRELFSSYIGFQVFAFCPALTTRLFRRRWRKVMSIRSKQEDLFMPLIAARRERSLLTADGGDGTLAYCYVDTLLAHRLPKEEEDGGERALSEAEMVSLCTEFLTASVDTTVTALQWIMANLVRQPEIQARLRDEIDAAITNDHQDAVAEEDLSSMRYLKAVVLEGLRRHPPAHFLLSHAAPTEASLDGLRVPAATSLNFSVADVSLDEEVWSRPEEFRPERFLDGGEGAGVDLTGNREIRMMPFGAGRRICPGLGLAMLHLEFFVANLVRRFEWSAAEDGGGVDLAERPEFTVTMEQPLRARVAPRRPRLVRPV from the coding sequence ATGGAGGCCGCCGTCGCGTACCTCCTCctgctcccgctcgccacctgcgccgtgctcctccccctcctcctcctgctgctcccgGCCTTTCGGCCGTCCAAGGCCAGCCGCCTCCCGCTGCCGCCGTCCCCGCCGGCCGTCCCGGTGCTTGGCCCGCTGCTCTGGCTCTGGCGCGCGCGCTCCCGCCTCGAGCCGGCCATCCGCGACCTGCACCGCCGCCACGGGCCCGTGCTCACCCTCGGCTTCCTCTCCCCGCGCCCCGCCGTCTTCGTCTCCGGCCGCCGCGTCGCCCACCGCGCCCTCGTCCAGCACGGGCACACCTTCGCCAGCCGCCCGCCCGCCATCGCGCCCTTCGTCGTCCTCACTTCCGCCCAGCGCACCGTCAGCTCCGCGCCCTACGGCCCGCTCTGGCGCTCCCTCAGGCGGAACCTCGCCTCCGGCGTCCTCCACCCCTCCCGCGTCGCCCGCCTCTTCGCGCCCGCACGGCGCTGGGCGCTCGCGCTCCTCGCCTCCGACCTCGAGAACGAGTCGTCCCGGAGCGAGGGCGGCGTGGTGACCGTTGTCGAGTGCCTCCAGTTCTCCATGTTCTCGCTGCTCACGTACATGTGCTTCGGGAGCAGACTgccggccggacgcgtccggcAGATCGAGGCCGTGCAGAGAGAGCTATTCTCCTCCTACATCGGCTTCCAGGTCTTCGCCTTCTGCCCGGCGCTCACCACGAGGCTGTTCCGGCGGCGGTGGAGGAAGGTGATGTCCATCCGCAGTAAGCAGGAGGACCTGTTCATGCCACTAATCGCAGCAAGAAGAGAACGGAGCCTGCTGACGGCTGACGGTGGCGACGGCACCTTGGCGTACTGCTACGTCGACACGCtcctcgcgcaccggctccccaaggAGGAAGAGGATGGCGGCGAGCGCGCGCTCTCTGAGGCTGAGATGGTGAGCCTCTGCACGGAGTTCCTCACGGCCAGCGTCGACACCACGGTGACCGCGCTGCAGTGGATCATGGCGAACCTGGTCCGGCAGCCGGAGATCCAGGCGAGGCTCCGGGATGAGATCGACGCGGCGATCACCAACGACCACCAGGACGCCGTCGCGGAGGAGGACCTGTCGAGCATGCGCTACCTGAAGGCGGTGGTCCTGGAGGGGCTGCGGCGGCACCCGCCGGCGCACTTCCTGCTGTCGCACGCGGCTCCGACGGAGGCGTCGCTGGACGGGCTACGCGTGCCGGCGGCCACGTCGCTGAACTTCTCGGTGGCGGACGTGTCACTGGACGAGGAGGTGTGGAGCCGGCCAGAGGAGTTCAGGCCGGAGCGGTTCCTGGACGGCGGGGAGGGCGCCGGGGTGGACCTGACGGGGAACCGTGAGATCAGGATGATGCCGTTCGGGGCCGGCCGGAGGATCTGCCCCGGCCTCGGGCTGGCGATGCTGCACCTGGAGTTCTTCGTGGCCAACCTGGTGAGGCGGTTCGAGTGGTCTGCGGCGGAGGATGGCGGCGGCGTCGACCTCGCCGAGAGGCCGGAGTTCACGGTGACCATGGAGCAGCCGCTGCGCGCGCGCGTGGCGCCCAGACGCCCCCGGCTAGTTCGGCCAGTCTGA
- the LOC119352350 gene encoding CRS2-like protein, chloroplastic isoform X2, protein MRTKLWMRFAPFLSKRYISTCRTSPLPPSSSSSVIQPWLFIGLGNPGEKYQSTRHNVGFDMIDAFAESQGISLTTHHFKALFGEGVVDGVPVLLAKPQTYINLSGESAGALAAYYKLPLHRVIVAYDDTDLPCGVLRLQPKGGYGRHNGLKSVIYHFRKNREFGRLRIGIGRPPGQMDPKAFVLQKFNKTGRERP, encoded by the exons ATGCGGACAAAGCTTTGGATGAGATTTGCCCCCTTCCTTTCAAAGCGTTACATCTCCACCTGCCGGACATCCCCACTACCTCCATCTTCATCGAGCTCGGTAATACAACCATGGCTTTTTATTGGCCTCGGTAACCCCGGTGAGAAGTACCAATCCACCAGACACAAT GTTGGGTTTGATATGATAGATGCATTTGCAGAGTCTCAGGGCATATCCCTGACAACGCATCATTTCAAAGCACTATTTGGTGAAG GGGTGGTAGATGGTGTCCCTGTTTTGCTTGCCAAGCCTCAAACATACATAAATCTGAGTGGTGAATCT GCTGGTGCACTTGCTGCATATTATAAACTGCCACTTCACCGTGTCATAGTG GCATATGATGACACGGACCTGCCATGTGGAGTTCTCCGTTTACAACCTAAAGGAGGATACGGACGTCACAATGG GTTGAAGAGTGTGATCTACCATTTTCGCAAGAACCGGGAATTTGGTCGATTAAGGATTG GAATTGGACGACCGCCTGGTCAGATGGATCCCAAAGCTTTTGTGCTTCAGAAGTTCAATAAGACTGGTCGGGAACGG CCATAA